A part of Gemmatimonas groenlandica genomic DNA contains:
- a CDS encoding hybrid sensor histidine kinase/response regulator, whose translation MTVSSSDALRQTFRDVAIGMVITDADGQIVQTNDAFCRLLGYDETALCGRSIASLIHADDQAVDSRVLRELLAGVRRSDVITKRFVHASGREVWGSVNLSVIREDDGTPAFIVRMTEDVTERRRMQVERDRFFDLSLDMLSIANYDGWFTHVNPAWTRCLGWTAEELTSRPLIEFVHPDDRDKVFADRKKIFPGQPMRDIENRYRCKDGSYRWLSWSVHPQVDTRQVIGVVRDITEKKRDEAERRLLEARVARAQRMEGIGTLAGGIAHDLNNVLAPILLSIEVLKDELGSDTQREVLETIEASARRGADMVRQVLSYARGVEGQRVTLSMSAVMRDVLRLVRDRLMSDVQIHTSLPEHLWTFAGDSTQIQQVMLNLLLNAKDAMPGGGAITIAARNVDLRSVDIPEPGLPPGAYLQIEVRDTGYGILTEHLDKIFDPFFTTKGIGEGSGLGLSTSHAIVRSHGGFFQVESSLGSGSIFRVSLPASQSSAAPTPDPMPTMPQGAGQCILVIDDEDSIRRLLQTTLRRAGYRVHVASNGSEGVQQFTTHQAEIALVLTDLMMPVMDGIEAIRTIRAIDATMRIVAMSGLATTERRRDALLEGASDFLAKPFSADSLLTTVRAAILSIQ comes from the coding sequence GTGACCGTTTCAAGCTCCGACGCGCTACGCCAGACGTTCCGCGACGTCGCCATCGGCATGGTCATCACCGATGCCGACGGTCAGATCGTCCAGACGAATGACGCCTTCTGCCGTCTCCTCGGCTACGACGAAACTGCCCTGTGTGGCCGCTCCATTGCCTCGTTGATTCACGCCGACGATCAGGCGGTCGATTCGCGCGTGCTGCGCGAGCTGCTCGCGGGCGTGCGCCGCAGCGATGTGATCACGAAGCGCTTCGTCCACGCCAGCGGCCGCGAGGTCTGGGGGAGCGTCAACCTCTCGGTCATTCGCGAAGACGACGGGACGCCGGCGTTTATCGTGCGCATGACCGAGGACGTCACCGAACGCCGGCGCATGCAGGTCGAGCGCGATCGGTTCTTCGATCTGTCGCTCGATATGCTCAGCATCGCCAACTACGACGGCTGGTTTACCCATGTGAATCCGGCGTGGACGCGATGCCTGGGATGGACGGCCGAGGAACTCACCAGTCGTCCATTGATCGAGTTTGTTCACCCCGACGATCGGGACAAAGTCTTTGCCGACCGGAAGAAGATCTTTCCCGGACAGCCCATGCGTGACATCGAAAATCGGTATCGGTGCAAAGACGGTTCGTATCGCTGGTTGTCGTGGAGCGTGCATCCGCAGGTCGATACGCGCCAGGTGATCGGCGTGGTACGTGATATCACCGAGAAGAAACGGGACGAGGCAGAACGTCGGCTGCTGGAGGCGCGCGTGGCCCGTGCGCAGCGCATGGAGGGCATCGGTACGTTGGCGGGCGGGATTGCCCACGACCTGAACAACGTGCTCGCGCCGATCCTGCTCTCGATCGAGGTGCTCAAGGACGAACTGGGCTCCGACACGCAGCGCGAGGTACTCGAGACGATCGAGGCAAGCGCCCGGCGGGGTGCCGACATGGTGCGGCAAGTCTTGTCGTATGCCCGCGGCGTGGAGGGCCAGCGCGTGACGCTGAGCATGTCGGCCGTGATGCGCGATGTGTTGCGGCTGGTGCGCGATCGCCTCATGTCCGACGTACAGATCCACACGTCACTCCCGGAACACCTGTGGACCTTCGCGGGCGACTCCACGCAAATTCAGCAGGTCATGCTCAATTTGCTGCTGAATGCCAAGGACGCGATGCCGGGCGGAGGAGCGATCACGATCGCAGCGCGCAACGTGGACCTCCGCAGCGTCGATATTCCCGAGCCCGGACTGCCGCCCGGTGCGTACCTACAGATTGAAGTGCGCGACACCGGCTACGGTATTCTGACCGAGCATCTGGACAAGATCTTCGACCCGTTCTTCACCACCAAAGGGATCGGCGAGGGTTCGGGACTCGGACTCTCGACCTCGCACGCCATCGTGCGCAGCCACGGCGGATTTTTTCAGGTCGAGAGCTCGCTGGGCAGCGGCAGCATCTTCCGCGTGTCACTTCCCGCATCGCAGTCATCGGCGGCACCGACGCCCGATCCCATGCCGACGATGCCGCAAGGCGCCGGCCAGTGCATTCTAGTCATCGACGACGAGGACTCGATCCGTCGCCTCCTGCAGACCACGCTCCGTCGCGCTGGCTACCGCGTGCACGTGGCCAGCAATGGCTCGGAAGGGGTGCAGCAATTCACGACGCACCAAGCTGAGATCGCGTTGGTCTTGACTGACCTCATGATGCCGGTGATGGACGGGATCGAGGCGATTCGGACCATCCGGGCCATCGATGCCACCATGCGAATCGTGGCGATGAGCGGGCTGGCCACGACGGAGCGTCGCCGGGATGCGCTGCTCGAGGGTGCATCCGACTTCCTCGCCAAGCCGTTCTCGGCGGATTCGCTGTTGACGACCGTGCGCGCGGCGATCCTGAGTATTCAGTAG
- a CDS encoding heavy metal translocating P-type ATPase, producing the protein MDTIRIPVSGMTCAACQSRVQRTLQKQPGVSDATVNLMMHNATVTFDPAATSPDALVAAIVDTGYGAALAPPDQSAFEEQEARDRATTTEYLTLRRKAIVSGIAGAIAMIISMPLMSQLAATMHAHGGASTIGDPFMRWSMTVLDPALRRVAPWMYAIDPRVTTWLLLALTLGVMTWAGRHFYTGAWSAFRHHAADMNTLVAVGTGAAFLYSVVATVAPEFFVSRGLAPDVYYEAVVLIIALILTGNMFEARAKQRTSSALRALVHLQPKTARVLRDAQELDLPVESVMAGDTVIVRPGERIPVDGELLAGSSAVDESMLTGESMPVTKGVGDRVIGGTINATGAFRFRATTLGGDSVLAQIVKLMRDAQGSRAPIQRLADRISGIFVPIVLSLAVLTFMVWFVAADSAPAVRAFAASVAVLIIACPCAMGLAVPTAVMVATGKGAELGVLIKGGEALQRAGDLNTVVLDKTGTVTEGKPAVTDVVLATDGAFVHREHDLLRMVASIESRSEHPLADAIVRHARGLGLTVAEPDTFESQTGRGAIGVVRDGDATTGRDVAIAVGNAALMADYSVDTASAQADVDRLASDGKTPMFVAMDGVLAGVIAVADPIKESSRAAITQLHAMGLEVVMLTGDNQRTADAVARLAGIDRVVAGVLPAGKVAEITRLQALGRVVAMVGDGINDAPALAQADVGMAIGTGTDVAIEAGDIVLMRGDLRTAAQAIALSRRTMRTMKQNLFWAFVYNVIGIPVAAGVLYPAFGLLLSPILASAAMAFSSVSVVSNSLRLRRFAATIQ; encoded by the coding sequence ATGGACACCATTCGTATTCCGGTCAGCGGCATGACATGCGCCGCGTGCCAGTCGCGAGTGCAGCGCACACTGCAGAAACAGCCGGGCGTCAGCGACGCGACGGTCAATCTCATGATGCACAATGCGACCGTGACCTTTGATCCGGCCGCGACGTCGCCCGACGCACTCGTTGCGGCCATTGTCGACACCGGGTACGGGGCAGCGCTGGCCCCGCCCGATCAGTCGGCATTCGAGGAGCAGGAAGCGCGTGATCGCGCGACCACCACGGAATATCTCACACTGCGTCGCAAGGCGATCGTGAGTGGTATCGCCGGGGCGATCGCCATGATCATCTCCATGCCGCTCATGAGCCAGCTGGCGGCCACCATGCACGCGCACGGCGGCGCGTCCACCATCGGCGATCCCTTCATGCGCTGGTCGATGACCGTGCTCGACCCCGCGCTCCGCCGTGTGGCGCCGTGGATGTACGCCATCGATCCGCGCGTCACCACCTGGCTCCTGCTGGCGCTCACGCTGGGCGTGATGACCTGGGCCGGACGGCACTTTTACACCGGTGCCTGGTCTGCCTTTCGCCATCACGCCGCCGACATGAACACGCTCGTGGCGGTCGGCACCGGCGCCGCGTTTCTCTACTCCGTGGTAGCGACCGTCGCCCCCGAATTCTTCGTCAGTCGGGGGTTGGCACCCGATGTGTACTACGAAGCCGTGGTGCTCATCATCGCGCTGATTCTCACCGGCAACATGTTCGAAGCGCGCGCCAAGCAGCGCACCTCGTCGGCGTTGCGGGCGCTGGTGCACCTGCAGCCGAAAACCGCACGAGTGCTGCGCGATGCGCAGGAGCTCGACCTGCCGGTCGAGTCGGTGATGGCCGGCGATACCGTGATCGTGCGCCCCGGCGAGCGCATTCCGGTTGACGGCGAGCTGCTCGCCGGTAGCAGCGCCGTCGATGAGAGCATGCTGACCGGGGAATCGATGCCGGTCACGAAGGGGGTTGGCGACCGCGTGATCGGCGGCACCATCAACGCCACCGGCGCCTTTCGATTCCGCGCCACCACTCTGGGTGGCGATAGTGTGCTGGCGCAGATCGTGAAGCTGATGCGCGATGCGCAGGGCTCGCGGGCACCGATTCAACGGCTGGCCGATCGCATCTCGGGCATCTTTGTGCCGATCGTCCTCTCGCTGGCGGTGCTCACGTTTATGGTATGGTTCGTCGCCGCGGACAGTGCGCCGGCGGTGCGCGCCTTTGCCGCGTCGGTGGCGGTGCTGATCATCGCCTGCCCGTGTGCCATGGGGCTCGCGGTGCCGACCGCCGTCATGGTGGCGACCGGCAAGGGCGCCGAGCTGGGTGTGCTGATCAAAGGGGGCGAAGCTCTGCAGCGCGCCGGGGATCTGAACACGGTGGTGCTCGACAAGACCGGCACGGTTACCGAGGGCAAGCCCGCGGTCACCGACGTGGTCCTCGCCACCGATGGCGCGTTCGTGCACCGCGAGCATGACCTGCTGCGAATGGTCGCGTCGATCGAGTCACGCAGCGAACACCCGTTGGCCGATGCCATCGTGCGTCATGCGCGGGGGTTGGGCCTCACGGTGGCTGAACCCGACACCTTCGAATCGCAAACCGGCCGCGGCGCGATCGGCGTCGTGCGTGATGGCGACGCGACGACGGGCCGCGACGTCGCGATCGCCGTCGGGAACGCGGCGCTCATGGCCGACTATTCGGTGGACACGGCGTCGGCGCAGGCCGATGTGGATCGCTTGGCCAGCGATGGCAAGACGCCGATGTTCGTGGCGATGGATGGCGTACTCGCCGGCGTGATCGCCGTCGCCGATCCCATCAAGGAGAGTTCACGGGCCGCGATCACGCAGCTACACGCCATGGGTCTCGAGGTCGTGATGCTGACTGGCGACAATCAGCGTACCGCCGACGCGGTAGCGCGCCTGGCTGGCATCGATCGCGTGGTCGCCGGCGTGCTGCCGGCCGGCAAAGTCGCGGAGATCACCCGCCTGCAGGCGCTGGGACGGGTGGTGGCGATGGTCGGCGACGGCATCAACGACGCCCCGGCCTTGGCGCAAGCCGATGTCGGCATGGCGATCGGCACCGGCACCGACGTCGCCATCGAGGCGGGTGATATTGTGCTGATGCGCGGGGATCTGCGGACGGCGGCCCAGGCCATCGCGCTCTCCCGTCGGACCATGCGCACGATGAAGCAGAACCTGTTCTGGGCCTTCGTCTACAACGTGATCGGTATCCCGGTGGCAGCGGGTGTGCTGTATCCCGCCTTCGGACTCCTGCTCAGCCCCATTCTGGCCAGCGCGGCGATGGCGTTCAGCTCAGTGAGTGTGGTCTCGAACAGTTTGCGGTTGCGACGGTTCGCCGCGACCATCCAGTAG
- a CDS encoding cupredoxin domain-containing protein, whose product MTGIEWIVVLGGTATIVWINWYFFASSPVTASVTASAVASVATAGATATAGPPSITITVDGGYSPQSVQVPAGQPVRLIFDRRDTGSCSDEVVFPDFGIRKFLPTGQQTTIEITPPKAGTYAFMCGMSMLRGSVIAVA is encoded by the coding sequence ATGACCGGTATCGAGTGGATCGTTGTGCTGGGCGGTACCGCCACGATCGTCTGGATCAACTGGTACTTCTTCGCCTCGTCGCCGGTGACCGCCTCGGTCACCGCCTCCGCTGTGGCGTCCGTCGCCACGGCCGGGGCCACGGCGACGGCCGGACCGCCGAGTATCACGATCACGGTCGACGGCGGCTACAGCCCGCAGTCGGTGCAGGTCCCGGCGGGACAGCCCGTACGCCTGATCTTCGACCGGCGGGACACCGGGAGCTGCTCCGACGAGGTCGTCTTCCCCGATTTCGGGATCCGCAAATTTCTCCCGACCGGGCAACAGACGACGATCGAAATCACACCACCCAAAGCTGGTACCTACGCTTTCATGTGCGGCATGAGCATGCTGCGCGGCTCCGTGATCGCTGTGGCCTAA
- a CDS encoding heavy-metal-associated domain-containing protein, translated as MDKLTMQISGMTCGHCVAGVTRALKGVPGVTVDHVVIGTASVEYDANTTTPTDIAKAVEEEGYRVVTAA; from the coding sequence ATGGACAAGCTCACGATGCAGATCTCCGGCATGACCTGCGGCCATTGCGTGGCCGGTGTCACCCGCGCCCTCAAGGGTGTTCCTGGCGTCACCGTCGACCACGTGGTCATCGGGACCGCGTCGGTCGAGTACGACGCGAACACGACGACGCCGACGGACATCGCGAAGGCCGTTGAAGAAGAAGGCTACCGCGTCGTCACCGCGGCCTAA
- a CDS encoding FG-GAP repeat domain-containing protein — MRTFCLAVVLFALSSPLADARAQLPLPQFDRVLLLETTAETSANASIGDVNGDGKPDIVLAKGRHWPLVDRVLIGDGKGGFAPARDLGTASDRSYAARLVDLDRDGDLDVVLSNDRPDPSLVYLNDGAGHFSVGSTFGKAEWPTRNASVADINGDGLPDIIVANRYGKNPGGNYVCLNRGAGRFDDQCIRFSRESATTITPADVNRDGLVDLIVPHRDGGQSMVYLQQRRTGTGPGTGIGAGLGPDPVFAGVPFGPADAAIRASETGDFNGDGILDLVAIDEANGLSLYTGVRDGGFAAGVSLGREQTAPYALAVGDLNADGLTDIVVGYVEAESVAYIRTGTTFARVRFGDGRGTVYGFAIGDVNGDGQVDIAAGRSEAPNVLYFGRRAALKPAPLKPAPRR, encoded by the coding sequence ATGCGCACATTCTGCCTTGCCGTCGTCCTCTTCGCGTTGTCGTCACCTCTCGCCGACGCACGCGCCCAACTGCCGCTGCCGCAGTTCGATCGCGTGCTCCTGCTCGAGACCACCGCCGAAACCTCGGCGAACGCCAGCATCGGGGACGTGAACGGCGACGGCAAACCGGACATCGTGCTCGCCAAGGGGCGGCATTGGCCGTTGGTCGACCGGGTGCTGATCGGCGACGGCAAAGGCGGCTTCGCTCCGGCGCGTGACCTGGGCACCGCCTCCGACCGATCATATGCAGCCCGCTTGGTGGATCTCGATCGTGACGGCGATCTCGACGTGGTGCTTAGCAACGATCGTCCCGACCCGAGCCTTGTCTACCTGAACGATGGCGCGGGACACTTCTCGGTTGGATCCACGTTCGGCAAGGCCGAGTGGCCCACGCGAAATGCCAGTGTGGCCGACATCAACGGAGACGGCCTCCCCGACATCATCGTGGCCAACCGGTACGGCAAGAATCCAGGTGGCAACTACGTCTGCCTGAATCGCGGTGCCGGCCGGTTCGACGACCAGTGCATCCGCTTTTCACGCGAGTCGGCCACCACGATCACGCCCGCCGACGTGAACCGTGACGGGCTCGTCGACCTCATCGTACCGCACCGAGACGGCGGGCAGAGCATGGTGTATCTGCAGCAGCGGCGCACCGGGACCGGTCCCGGTACCGGTATCGGTGCCGGCCTTGGCCCCGATCCTGTGTTCGCGGGCGTGCCCTTCGGTCCGGCCGACGCGGCGATCCGGGCGTCGGAAACGGGCGATTTCAACGGCGACGGGATTCTGGATCTGGTCGCCATCGACGAAGCAAATGGCCTGTCGCTCTATACCGGCGTACGCGACGGTGGCTTCGCGGCCGGCGTGTCACTCGGTCGGGAGCAAACGGCGCCGTACGCTCTGGCCGTGGGGGATCTCAACGCCGATGGCCTGACCGATATCGTGGTGGGCTACGTCGAGGCGGAGTCGGTGGCGTACATCCGCACCGGGACCACCTTCGCGAGGGTACGGTTCGGCGACGGCCGCGGTACGGTGTACGGCTTTGCCATCGGCGATGTGAACGGAGACGGCCAAGTGGACATCGCGGCCGGGCGCTCGGAGGCACCGAACGTGCTGTACTTCGGCCGGCGCGCGGCGCTGAAGCCCGCTCCGCTGAAGCCCGCTCCTCGCCGATAG
- a CDS encoding DUF1801 domain-containing protein has translation MPNDVDGLLATLDHPQRDAIDTLRHIILQADPRIGEAVKWNAPSFHTTEHFATFHLRAKTGFQLVLHLGAKGRPDAAVRATVPDPHTLLQWKSADRAIIALRDLADVDAKRDALTHILRHWIEEVR, from the coding sequence ATGCCGAATGACGTGGACGGCCTGCTCGCCACGCTCGATCATCCGCAGCGCGATGCCATCGACACGTTGCGGCACATCATCCTGCAAGCCGACCCCCGTATCGGCGAAGCGGTGAAGTGGAATGCGCCCAGCTTCCACACCACGGAGCACTTTGCCACGTTCCACCTGCGCGCGAAGACCGGCTTCCAGCTCGTGCTGCATTTGGGCGCCAAAGGTCGGCCCGACGCCGCGGTGCGCGCCACCGTGCCCGACCCGCACACGCTGCTGCAGTGGAAGAGCGCCGACCGTGCCATCATCGCCCTGCGTGATCTGGCCGATGTCGACGCCAAGCGTGACGCGTTGACGCACATTCTGCGACACTGGATCGAGGAGGTCCGCTAA
- a CDS encoding sigma-70 family RNA polymerase sigma factor: protein MAPHALAAIDLDTHRAALTGHCYRMLGSVVDAEDAVQETMLRAWRALEKFDGRSALGTWLHRIATNVCLDALGDRTPRVLAFDDMPRSATTDELTTRPRAHWLEPIPDVRAIPSTDDPHERAVMRENLRLAFVSALQALPPRQRAALILTQVLNWSAAEVADCLDLSTAAVNSALQRARATLDARRSSAPTGTPMELNAQQQRTLERFVAAFEAYDVPALTALLRDDVVMCMPPYAFWLQGPVDVADWLTGRGAGCKPSRLVATQASGAPAFAQYRQNGAEPWSLIVLDFVGDRIGTMHYFLDTETLFPHFELPMRLDR, encoded by the coding sequence ATGGCTCCGCACGCTCTCGCGGCGATCGATCTCGATACACATCGGGCCGCGCTCACAGGTCACTGCTATCGTATGCTGGGTTCGGTCGTCGACGCCGAGGACGCGGTGCAGGAGACCATGCTGCGGGCCTGGCGCGCGCTCGAGAAATTCGATGGTCGCTCAGCGCTGGGCACGTGGCTGCATCGCATCGCCACCAACGTATGTCTCGATGCGCTCGGCGATCGCACGCCGCGCGTCCTGGCGTTCGACGACATGCCGCGTTCCGCGACTACCGACGAGCTGACGACGCGCCCGCGTGCGCATTGGCTCGAGCCCATTCCCGATGTGCGCGCGATCCCGTCGACCGACGATCCGCACGAGCGCGCCGTGATGCGCGAGAATCTGCGATTGGCCTTCGTGTCGGCGCTACAGGCGTTGCCGCCGCGTCAGCGCGCGGCCCTGATTCTCACGCAGGTGCTCAACTGGTCGGCGGCGGAAGTCGCCGACTGCCTCGACCTCAGCACTGCCGCGGTGAACAGTGCGCTGCAGCGGGCCCGGGCCACCCTCGACGCGCGCCGCTCGAGTGCGCCCACCGGCACGCCGATGGAGTTGAACGCCCAACAGCAGCGCACGCTCGAGCGGTTCGTGGCCGCCTTCGAAGCGTACGATGTGCCGGCCCTCACGGCGCTGCTGCGCGACGATGTGGTGATGTGCATGCCGCCCTATGCGTTCTGGTTGCAGGGCCCCGTGGACGTGGCCGACTGGCTCACCGGCCGTGGCGCCGGCTGCAAGCCCTCGCGCCTCGTGGCGACCCAAGCCAGTGGAGCACCGGCCTTCGCGCAGTACCGGCAGAATGGGGCTGAGCCCTGGTCGCTCATCGTGCTCGACTTCGTCGGCGATCGCATCGGCACGATGCACTACTTCCTCGACACCGAGACGCTGTTTCCCCACTTCGAATTGCCGATGCGACTCGACCGATGA
- a CDS encoding VOC family protein, giving the protein MATARKIFLNMSVKDLDATKAFFAALGFTFNPQFTDQNAACMIVSEEAYVMLLTEPFFGGFTTKAICDTRTHTESLFALSCDNREEVNDMVQKAVAAGGREAMPVQDHGFMYAWSFYDLDEHHWEVFWMDPATIQ; this is encoded by the coding sequence ATGGCGACCGCCCGCAAGATCTTCCTCAACATGTCGGTGAAGGACCTGGACGCCACGAAGGCGTTCTTCGCCGCCCTCGGCTTCACGTTCAACCCGCAGTTCACCGACCAGAACGCGGCGTGCATGATCGTGAGCGAGGAGGCCTACGTGATGCTGCTCACCGAGCCGTTCTTCGGCGGATTCACGACGAAGGCGATCTGCGATACGCGCACGCACACCGAGTCGCTCTTCGCCCTGAGTTGCGACAATCGCGAGGAGGTGAACGACATGGTGCAGAAGGCCGTCGCCGCCGGCGGACGGGAAGCCATGCCGGTGCAGGACCACGGGTTCATGTACGCCTGGAGCTTCTACGACCTCGACGAGCATCACTGGGAGGTGTTCTGGATGGACCCGGCCACCATCCAGTAG
- a CDS encoding UDP-glucuronic acid decarboxylase family protein: MPVTPQRIVVTGGAGFLGSHLCELLLSQGHEVLCVDNFFTSSRRGVEHLLDYKRFELLRHDVTMPLNVEADEIYNLACPASPVHYQHDPVQTTKTSVIGAINMLELAKRLRAKVLQASTSEVYGDPIVHPQTESYWGNVNPIGPRSCYDEGKRCAETLFFDYYHQEKVRIKVVRIFNTYGPRMHPNDGRVVSNFIMQALRGDDITLFGDGEQTRSFCYVSDLIDGLHRMMKSPDSVVGPINLGNPEECTVRALAETIIGLTGSRSKLVRRPLPPDDPRQRQPDITKAREVLGWEPSVSMQLGLASTIAYFDTLLASGEVPELIGGAGLASAAER; encoded by the coding sequence ATGCCTGTCACCCCACAACGGATCGTCGTCACAGGTGGTGCCGGATTTCTTGGCTCGCATCTGTGCGAGCTGCTGCTGTCGCAGGGGCACGAGGTGCTGTGTGTCGACAACTTCTTCACCAGTTCGCGGCGCGGCGTCGAGCATCTGCTCGACTATAAGCGCTTCGAACTGCTGCGGCACGACGTCACGATGCCGCTCAATGTGGAAGCCGACGAGATCTACAATCTGGCCTGCCCGGCGTCGCCGGTGCATTACCAGCACGATCCGGTGCAAACCACCAAGACCAGTGTGATCGGCGCGATCAACATGCTGGAGCTGGCCAAGCGGCTGCGGGCCAAGGTGCTGCAGGCGTCCACGTCGGAGGTGTATGGGGACCCGATCGTGCACCCGCAGACGGAGTCGTACTGGGGCAATGTGAATCCGATCGGTCCGCGCTCCTGCTACGACGAGGGGAAGCGATGCGCCGAGACGTTGTTCTTCGACTACTACCATCAGGAGAAGGTGCGCATCAAAGTCGTGCGCATCTTCAACACGTACGGCCCGCGCATGCATCCGAATGACGGGCGCGTGGTGTCGAACTTCATCATGCAGGCGCTGCGCGGCGACGACATCACGTTGTTCGGCGACGGCGAGCAGACGCGGTCCTTCTGCTATGTGAGCGATCTGATCGACGGACTGCATAGGATGATGAAGTCGCCCGACTCCGTCGTTGGCCCGATCAATCTCGGCAACCCGGAGGAGTGCACCGTGCGAGCGCTTGCTGAAACCATCATCGGCCTCACGGGATCCCGCTCCAAGCTGGTGCGCCGCCCGCTGCCGCCCGATGATCCACGCCAGCGTCAGCCCGATATCACGAAGGCGCGCGAGGTGCTGGGCTGGGAGCCGAGCGTGTCGATGCAGCTTGGTCTGGCCAGCACGATCGCGTATTTCGACACGCTGCTGGCGAGTGGTGAAGTGCCGGAGCTCATCGGCGGGGCGGGGCTGGCGAGCGCCGCGGAGCGGTGA
- a CDS encoding glycosyltransferase family 2 protein produces MSAIVGALASAFTIHEYGDARVAAVIPARNEARTIAEVVRESARYVHEVLVLDGGSRDGTAEQARAAGARVITDRGRGKGAAVRQSLGETTADVVVFLDADGSHDPTDIPSLVRPVLAREAELCVGSRFSGGTDELSVTVGQLIRTIGNISMNIAINRRFDVALTDTLNGFRAIRREVALEVKLAEDRHTIEQEMVMKVLAYGYRVVNRPTHEYARLFGTSHIAVWREWPTFVRCVLVNIFQSQRAPLTHGVRVKPALETWMRESTPLESAASDS; encoded by the coding sequence GTGAGCGCGATCGTGGGTGCATTGGCGAGCGCGTTTACGATCCACGAGTACGGTGACGCGCGAGTGGCGGCGGTGATCCCCGCACGGAACGAGGCGCGCACCATCGCCGAAGTCGTGCGCGAATCCGCGCGCTATGTGCACGAAGTGCTGGTACTCGACGGTGGATCGCGCGACGGCACCGCCGAGCAGGCCCGCGCCGCGGGTGCGCGCGTGATCACCGACCGCGGACGCGGCAAAGGCGCCGCCGTTCGGCAAAGCCTCGGCGAGACCACGGCCGACGTCGTCGTCTTTCTCGACGCCGATGGTTCGCATGATCCGACGGATATTCCGTCGCTCGTGCGACCGGTGCTGGCCCGCGAGGCTGAATTGTGTGTGGGCAGCCGTTTTTCCGGTGGCACCGACGAGCTGTCGGTCACGGTGGGCCAGCTCATTCGCACGATCGGCAACATCTCGATGAACATTGCGATCAACCGGCGGTTCGATGTCGCCCTCACCGATACCTTGAACGGCTTCCGCGCCATTCGACGCGAGGTCGCGCTCGAGGTCAAGCTCGCCGAAGACCGGCACACCATCGAGCAGGAAATGGTGATGAAGGTGCTGGCCTACGGCTATCGTGTCGTGAACCGGCCTACGCATGAATACGCGCGGTTGTTCGGTACGAGTCACATCGCGGTGTGGCGCGAATGGCCCACGTTCGTGCGCTGTGTGCTGGTGAACATCTTTCAGTCGCAGCGCGCGCCGCTCACGCACGGCGTGCGAGTGAAGCCGGCGTTGGAAACGTGGATGCGGGAGAGTACGCCACTGGAGTCCGCTGCGAGCGACTCGTGA